In Accipiter gentilis chromosome 18, bAccGen1.1, whole genome shotgun sequence, the following are encoded in one genomic region:
- the SNU13 gene encoding NHP2-like protein 1, whose translation MSEAEVNPKAYPLADAQLTKTLLDLVQQSCNYKQLRKGANEATKTLNRGIAEFIVMAADAEPLEIILHLPLLCEDKNVPYVFVRSKQALGRACGVSRPVIACSITIKEGSQLKPQIQSVQQAIERLLV comes from the exons ATG AGCGAGGCAGAAGTGAATCCCAAAGCTTACCCCCTGGCTGACGCGCAGCTCACCAAAACGCTACTCGATCTCGTGCAGCAGTCCTGCAATTATAAGCAGCTACGCAAGGGAGCCAACGAAG CCACCAAAACACTGAACCGAGGGATAGCGGAGTTCATTGTGATGGCAGCAGACGCGGAGCCCTTGGAGATCATCCTGCACCTCCCTCTTCTCTGTGAAGACAAGAATGTACCTTACGTGTTTGTGCGCTCCAAGCAAGCCCTGGGCCGGGCCTGTGGTGTTTCCCGGCCTGTCATCGCCTGCTCCATCACCATCAAGGAGGGGTCACAGCTAAAGCCTCAGATCCAGTCTGTCCAGCAAGCTATAGAAAGACTGTTGGTCTAA